Proteins from a genomic interval of Haemorhous mexicanus isolate bHaeMex1 chromosome Z, bHaeMex1.pri, whole genome shotgun sequence:
- the STOML2 gene encoding stomatin-like protein 2, mitochondrial isoform X1 gives MLSRAGIRARSGLGLLQHSQQLNRAARLAPAPCRWNSGLPMNIGVLFVPQQEAWVVERMGKFHRILEPGLNFLIPLLDRIRYVQSLKEIVINVPEQSAVTLDNVTLQIDGVLYLRVMDPYKASYGVEDPEYAVTQLAQTTMRSELGKLSLDRVFRERESLNASIVDAINQASDCWGIRCLRYEIKDIHVPPRVKESMQMQVEAERRKRATVLESEGTRESAINVAEGQKQAQILASEAEKAEQINKAAGEANAMLVKARAKAEAIQLLAAALAQQHGNAAASLSVAEQYVNAFSKIAKDSNTVLLPANTGDVTNMVAQALGIYTTLTKPQAVKTQDEMPSAHEDSHSSATEVLKAEQGSSS, from the exons cactcccagcagctgaaccGTGCGGCACGGCTGGCCCCAGCTCCATGCCGCTGGAACTCCGGGCTGCCCATGAACATCGGGGTGCTCTTTGTGCCACAGCAGGAGGCCTGGGTGGTGGAGAGGATGGGCAAGTTCCACCGAATCCTCGAGCCT GGTTTGAACTTCCTCATCCCTCTCCTGGATCGGATTCGTTACGTCCAGAGTCTCAAAGAAATCGTCATTAATGTCCCAGAGCAGTCAGCTGTCACACTGG ATAATGTCACCCTGCAGATCGATGGTGTGCTCTACTTGCGGGTTATGGACCCCTACAAG GCCAGCTATGGGGTGGAAGATCCTGAGTACGCAGTGACTCAGCTGGCCCAGACTACCATGAGATCTGAACTTGGCAAGCTTTCCCTTGACAGAGTCTTCCGG GAGCGGGAGTCCCTCAATGCCAGCATCGTGGATGCCATCAACCAGGCTTCAGACTGCTGGGGCATCCGGTGTCTGCGCTACGAGATCAAGGACATCCACGTGCCCCCACGTGTGAAGGAATCCATGCAGATGCAG GTGGAGGCAGAACGACGGAAGCGAGCAACAGTGCTGGAGTCAGAGGGGACAAGGGAGTCAGCTATCAACGTGGCTGAAGGCCAGAAGCAGGCCCAGATCCTGGCATCAGAAGCTGAGAAGGCTGAACAAATCAACAAAGCTGCTG GAGAAGCCAATGCCATGCTAGTCAAGGCCAGAGCCAAGGCAGAGGCAATTCAGCTCctagcagctgctctggcacagcag cacggcaatgctgctgcctctctgtcTGTGGCAGAGCAGTATGTGAACGCGTTCTCCAAGATTGCCAAAGACTCCAACACCGTTCTGCTGCCCGCCAACACTGGCGATGTCACCAACATGGTCGCACAG gccctggggaTCTACACCACACTGACCAAGCCACAAGCTGTGAAGACTCAAGATGAGATGCCCTCAGCCCATGAGGACTCCCACTCTTCTGCCACGGAGGTGCTGAAGGCAGaacagggcagctccagctaa
- the PIGO gene encoding GPI ethanolamine phosphate transferase 3 isoform X1 — MQRWPVVLFLAWVCFLFFAGIGLFMSGFLLTRIELASSSSCSDPLVPPLWERQSLPPGSCWAPQRFSKAVLVIIDALHFDFARFDPAKASPLPFENKLGVLHQLTTSQPRHARLYRFRADPPTATMQRIKGLTTGSLPTFIDVGSNFASYAIQEDNLLAQLVQNGRRVVFMGDDTWEGLFPKKFFRSYFFPSFNVKDLHTVDDGILQHLYPTVDSGEWDVLIAHFLGVDHCGHKHGPDHPEMAKKLTQMNDMLRSLVDHLGNDTLLLVAGDHGMTETGDHGGDSEKEVNAALFVYSRTPLFGSGPPEEPETIPQVNLVPTVALLLGVPIPYSNIGEVMAELFAGDSDAVSAALQQLSVYHINAKQVNRFLQSYSLVAQDLPAEQLQHLQELFSSAVEEHMQLLTQVQGTTVPPELKTRLGSLISRFQRYLREARAVCTQSWARFHPLRMVGGCILIASSCLLCYMASELAASSQSLCRSCLLYPLFWGPVGAALLWLVHVFTQEGLDLLLVSSWAAAASQLGFFWHWWGQHLKRARLTGSQPPLASGGLRQRLRAWLGLAFPMGILFFRCGAMFSDSFVVAEARVAPFLLASLVMLLVGKLHWDGHLTMPEGPKQQLLGISSYRREIWYLLCLVAMLLVCVRLSSFFHQCREEIPQCRPSVFLSPLASLRNTRAKNLFYLLCVALLAGLVYAVQSWLRHYGNLNSSDPLVLFVRWGFPLVVLCIACYWAVASSADDSLGKLQELVQVAVVVFPRAIYGLASMGLLLLLCNPMTVFAKDTRELAGSIVTPYLGVPGSEVDFLHVIPQIYKRMQESQKSRLEWGSCRATVAAYGLGSVYSAALVIALTLLGFLLILLHSERLSFAFLLLFVEAFVLLHIHTCARGLAGDAELFSVPWYAVISWLLAASQFFYSTGHQPIFPAIHWNAAFVGFHLDHSTNLLPAVLVGANTFASHILFAVGCPLLLLWPFVCEMSNSQKKKPKKESREELQEVEERMMEMRLRESPEEFSSALLRLGLKYLFVLGAQLLACVCAAMILRRHLMVWKVFAPKFLFESLGFVVSSICLLLGISLVMRVDCAVSTWFNQLQLR, encoded by the exons ATGCAGCGGTGGCCAGTGGTGCTCTTCCTGGCCTGggtttgctttctcttttttgctgGTATCGGGCTCTTCATGAGCGGCTTCCTGCTCACCCGGATCGAGCTTGccagcagcagttcctgctcAGACCCACTCGTGCCTCCACTTTGGGAGAGGCAGAGCCTCCcaccaggctcctgctgggctccccAACGCTTTTCCAAGGCCGTGCTTGTCATCATCGACGCCCTCCATTTTGATTTCGCCCGCTTTGACCCCGCCAAGGCCAGCCCGCTGCCCTTCGAGAACAAGCTGGGTGTCCTGCACCAGCTGACCACCTCCCAGCCCCGCCATGCCCGGCTCTACCGCTTCCGAGCCGACCCCCCCACAGCCACCATGCAGCGCATCAAGGGCCTCACCACCGGCTCGCTGCCCACCTTCATCGACGTGGGCAGCAACTTTGCCTCCTACGCCATCCAGGAGGACaacctgctggcacagctggtgcAGAACG GAAGGAGAGTGGTCTTCATGGGTGATGACACGTGGGAAGGACTCTTCCCAAAGAAGTTCTTCCGTTCCTATTTCTTCCCTTCATTCAATGTGAAGGATCTTCACACTGTGGATGATGGGATCCTGCAGCATCTCTATCCAACTG TGGACAGCGGTGAATGGGATGTGCTGATTGCTCACTTCCTTGGCGTGGATCACTGTGGGCACAAACACGGACCTGACCACCCTGAGATGGCAAAGAAGCTCACCCAGATGAATGACATGCTCAG GTCCTTGGTGGATCACCTGGGGAATGACACTCTTCTTCTGGTGGCTGGGGACCACGGCATGACAGAAACTGGAGACCATGGTGGCGACAGCGAGAAGGAAGTCAATGCAGCACTGTTTGTGTACAGCAGGACACCCCTGTTTGGCAGTGGCCCTCCAGAG GAGCCTGAAACCATTCCCCAGGTGAACCTGGTGCCCActgtggccctgctgctgggagtgcccatcccCTACAGTAATATTGGGGAGGTGATGGCCGAGCTGTTCGCTGGGGACAGTGATGCTGTGTCTGCAGCcttgcagcagctctcagtgtATCACATCAATGCCAAGCAG GTGAATCGCTTCCTGCAGTCCTATTCACTGGTGGCTCAGgacctgccagcagagcagctccagcacctgcaggagctcttCTCCAGTGCTGTGGAGGAGCACATGCAGctcctgacccaggtgcagggGACAACAGTACCTCCGGAGCTCAAGACAAGGCTGGGAAGCCTCATCAGTCGCTTCCAGCGCTACTTGCGAGAGGCACGAGCTGTGTGCACCCAGTCCTGGGCCCGCTTCCACCCCCTGCGTATGGTGGGGGGCTGCATCCTTATTGCTTCCTCTTGCTTGCTCTGCTACATGGCCTCAGAGCTGGCCGCATCCTCACAATCTCTCTGTCGCAGCTGCCTCCTGTACCCGCTCTTCTGGGGCCCTGTGGGGGCTGCTCTGCTATGGCTGGTCCACGTTTTcacccaggaggggctggatcTACTCCTGGTGTCATCATGGGCAGCCGCTGCTTCtcagctgggttttttctggCACTGGTGGGGCCAGCATCTCAAGAGAGCCCGTTTGACAGGCAGTCAGCCACCGTTGGCCAGTGGTGGCCTCAGACAGAGGCTGCGAgcatggctggggctggcctTCCCCATGGGCATTCTGTTCTTCCGCTGTGGAGCTATGTTCTCTGACAGCTTTGTTGTAGCTGAGGCACGGGTAGCCCCATTCCTGCTGGCCTCGCTGGTGATGTTGCTAGTAGGGAAGCTCCACTGGGATGGTCACCTGACTATGCCAGAAGGTCCCAAGCAGCAACTCCTTGGCATTTCTTCTTACCGGAGAGAGATCTGGTACCTGCTGTGCCTCGTGGCCATGCTCCTGGTCTGCGTGCGCCTCTCCAGTTTCTTCCACCAGTGCCGTGAAGAAATCCCTCAGTGCCGGCCCTCTGTTTTCCTCTCCCCACTTGCCAGCCTGAGAAACACACGGGCCAAGAACCTCTTCTACCTCCTGTGCGTGGCCttgctggctgggctggtgtatgcagtgcagagctggctAAGGCACTATGGCAACCTGAACAGTTCGGACCCCCTTGTGCTCTTCGTGCGCTGGGGTTTCCCACTAGTCGTCCTTTGCATTGCCTGCTACTGGGCCGTTGCCTCCAGTGCCGATGACTCTCTTGGcaagctgcaggagctggtgcaggtTGCAGTTGTTGTCTTTCCCAGAGCTATCTATGGACTAGCAtccatggggctgctgctcctgctgtgcaaTCCCATGACGGTGTTTGCAAAGGACACACGGGAGTTGGCAGGTTCCATTGTCACTCCCTATCTGGGGGTCCCTGGCTCCGAAGTCGACTTCCTCCACGTCATCCCTCAGATCTACAAGAGGATGCAGGAGTCTCAGAAGAGCCGGCTGGagtggggcagctgcagggccactGTTGCAGCATACGGGCTGGGCAGTGTGTACTCAGCAGCCTTGGTCATagccctcaccctgctgggctTCCTCTTGATACTTCTGCACAGCGAGCGGCTGAGCTTTGCCTTCTTGCTCCTCTTCGTGGAggcctttgtgctgctgcacatCCACACATGTGCCAGAGGCCTTGCTGGAGATGCTG agCTGTTTTCAGTGCCGTGGTATGCAGTGATCTCCTGGCTCCTTGCTGCTTCACAGTTCTTCTATTCCACAGGCCACCAGCCTATCTTCCCAGCCATCCACTGGAATGCAGCCTTTGTTGGCTTCCACCTTGACCACAGCACGAACCTTCTGCCTGCTGTCCTGGTGGGAGCCAACACCTTTGCTTCCCATATCCTCTTTGCAG TTGGCTGcccactgctcctcctgtgGCCCTTTGTGTGTGAGATGTCCAACTCACAGAAGAAGAAGCCCAAGAAGGAGTCccgggaggagctgcaggaagtgGAGGAGCGCATGATGGAAATGAGGCTTCGGGAGTCTCCAGAGGAgttctcctctgctctgctgcgGCTGGGATTGAAGTACCTCTTTGTCCTTGGGGCACAG CTTCtggcctgtgtttgtgcagctATGATCCTCAGGAGACACCTCATGGTTTGGAAGGTCTTTGCCCCAAA GTTTCTCTTTGAGTCGCTGGGCTTTGTGGTGAGCAGcatctgcctcttgctgggtATCTCCCTGGTGATGCGTGTGGACTGTGCCGTCAGCACCTGGTTCAACCAGCTCCAGCTGAGGTAG
- the PIGO gene encoding GPI ethanolamine phosphate transferase 3 isoform X2, producing MQRWPVVLFLAWVCFLFFAGIGLFMSGFLLTRIELASSSSCSDPLVPPLWERQSLPPGSCWAPQRFSKAVLVIIDALHFDFARFDPAKASPLPFENKLGVLHQLTTSQPRHARLYRFRADPPTATMQRIKGLTTGSLPTFIDVGSNFASYAIQEDNLLAQLVQNGRRVVFMGDDTWEGLFPKKFFRSYFFPSFNVKDLHTVDDGILQHLYPTVDSGEWDVLIAHFLGVDHCGHKHGPDHPEMAKKLTQMNDMLRSLVDHLGNDTLLLVAGDHGMTETGDHGGDSEKEVNAALFVYSRTPLFGSGPPEEPETIPQVNLVPTVALLLGVPIPYSNIGEVMAELFAGDSDAVSAALQQLSVYHINAKQVNRFLQSYSLVAQDLPAEQLQHLQELFSSAVEEHMQLLTQVQGTTVPPELKTRLGSLISRFQRYLREARAVCTQSWARFHPLRMVGGCILIASSCLLCYMASELAASSQSLCRSCLLYPLFWGPVGAALLWLVHVFTQEGLDLLLVSSWAAAASQLGFFWHWWGQHLKRARLTGSQPPLASGGLRQRLRAWLGLAFPMGILFFRCGAMFSDSFVVAEARVAPFLLASLVMLLVGKLHWDGHLTMPEGPKQQLLGISSYRREIWYLLCLVAMLLVCVRLSSFFHQCREEIPQCRPSVFLSPLASLRNTRAKNLFYLLCVALLAGLVYAVQSWLRHYGNLNSSDPLVLFVRWGFPLVVLCIACYWAVASSADDSLGKLQELVQVAVVVFPRAIYGLASMGLLLLLCNPMTVFAKDTRELAGSIVTPYLGVPGSEVDFLHVIPQIYKRMQESQKSRLEWGSCRATVAAYGLGSVYSAALVIALTLLGFLLILLHSERLSFAFLLLFVEAFVLLHIHTCARGLAGDAELFSVPWYAVISWLLAASQFFYSTGHQPIFPAIHWNAAFVGFHLDHSTNLLPAVLVGANTFASHILFAGSWLPTAPPVALCV from the exons ATGCAGCGGTGGCCAGTGGTGCTCTTCCTGGCCTGggtttgctttctcttttttgctgGTATCGGGCTCTTCATGAGCGGCTTCCTGCTCACCCGGATCGAGCTTGccagcagcagttcctgctcAGACCCACTCGTGCCTCCACTTTGGGAGAGGCAGAGCCTCCcaccaggctcctgctgggctccccAACGCTTTTCCAAGGCCGTGCTTGTCATCATCGACGCCCTCCATTTTGATTTCGCCCGCTTTGACCCCGCCAAGGCCAGCCCGCTGCCCTTCGAGAACAAGCTGGGTGTCCTGCACCAGCTGACCACCTCCCAGCCCCGCCATGCCCGGCTCTACCGCTTCCGAGCCGACCCCCCCACAGCCACCATGCAGCGCATCAAGGGCCTCACCACCGGCTCGCTGCCCACCTTCATCGACGTGGGCAGCAACTTTGCCTCCTACGCCATCCAGGAGGACaacctgctggcacagctggtgcAGAACG GAAGGAGAGTGGTCTTCATGGGTGATGACACGTGGGAAGGACTCTTCCCAAAGAAGTTCTTCCGTTCCTATTTCTTCCCTTCATTCAATGTGAAGGATCTTCACACTGTGGATGATGGGATCCTGCAGCATCTCTATCCAACTG TGGACAGCGGTGAATGGGATGTGCTGATTGCTCACTTCCTTGGCGTGGATCACTGTGGGCACAAACACGGACCTGACCACCCTGAGATGGCAAAGAAGCTCACCCAGATGAATGACATGCTCAG GTCCTTGGTGGATCACCTGGGGAATGACACTCTTCTTCTGGTGGCTGGGGACCACGGCATGACAGAAACTGGAGACCATGGTGGCGACAGCGAGAAGGAAGTCAATGCAGCACTGTTTGTGTACAGCAGGACACCCCTGTTTGGCAGTGGCCCTCCAGAG GAGCCTGAAACCATTCCCCAGGTGAACCTGGTGCCCActgtggccctgctgctgggagtgcccatcccCTACAGTAATATTGGGGAGGTGATGGCCGAGCTGTTCGCTGGGGACAGTGATGCTGTGTCTGCAGCcttgcagcagctctcagtgtATCACATCAATGCCAAGCAG GTGAATCGCTTCCTGCAGTCCTATTCACTGGTGGCTCAGgacctgccagcagagcagctccagcacctgcaggagctcttCTCCAGTGCTGTGGAGGAGCACATGCAGctcctgacccaggtgcagggGACAACAGTACCTCCGGAGCTCAAGACAAGGCTGGGAAGCCTCATCAGTCGCTTCCAGCGCTACTTGCGAGAGGCACGAGCTGTGTGCACCCAGTCCTGGGCCCGCTTCCACCCCCTGCGTATGGTGGGGGGCTGCATCCTTATTGCTTCCTCTTGCTTGCTCTGCTACATGGCCTCAGAGCTGGCCGCATCCTCACAATCTCTCTGTCGCAGCTGCCTCCTGTACCCGCTCTTCTGGGGCCCTGTGGGGGCTGCTCTGCTATGGCTGGTCCACGTTTTcacccaggaggggctggatcTACTCCTGGTGTCATCATGGGCAGCCGCTGCTTCtcagctgggttttttctggCACTGGTGGGGCCAGCATCTCAAGAGAGCCCGTTTGACAGGCAGTCAGCCACCGTTGGCCAGTGGTGGCCTCAGACAGAGGCTGCGAgcatggctggggctggcctTCCCCATGGGCATTCTGTTCTTCCGCTGTGGAGCTATGTTCTCTGACAGCTTTGTTGTAGCTGAGGCACGGGTAGCCCCATTCCTGCTGGCCTCGCTGGTGATGTTGCTAGTAGGGAAGCTCCACTGGGATGGTCACCTGACTATGCCAGAAGGTCCCAAGCAGCAACTCCTTGGCATTTCTTCTTACCGGAGAGAGATCTGGTACCTGCTGTGCCTCGTGGCCATGCTCCTGGTCTGCGTGCGCCTCTCCAGTTTCTTCCACCAGTGCCGTGAAGAAATCCCTCAGTGCCGGCCCTCTGTTTTCCTCTCCCCACTTGCCAGCCTGAGAAACACACGGGCCAAGAACCTCTTCTACCTCCTGTGCGTGGCCttgctggctgggctggtgtatgcagtgcagagctggctAAGGCACTATGGCAACCTGAACAGTTCGGACCCCCTTGTGCTCTTCGTGCGCTGGGGTTTCCCACTAGTCGTCCTTTGCATTGCCTGCTACTGGGCCGTTGCCTCCAGTGCCGATGACTCTCTTGGcaagctgcaggagctggtgcaggtTGCAGTTGTTGTCTTTCCCAGAGCTATCTATGGACTAGCAtccatggggctgctgctcctgctgtgcaaTCCCATGACGGTGTTTGCAAAGGACACACGGGAGTTGGCAGGTTCCATTGTCACTCCCTATCTGGGGGTCCCTGGCTCCGAAGTCGACTTCCTCCACGTCATCCCTCAGATCTACAAGAGGATGCAGGAGTCTCAGAAGAGCCGGCTGGagtggggcagctgcagggccactGTTGCAGCATACGGGCTGGGCAGTGTGTACTCAGCAGCCTTGGTCATagccctcaccctgctgggctTCCTCTTGATACTTCTGCACAGCGAGCGGCTGAGCTTTGCCTTCTTGCTCCTCTTCGTGGAggcctttgtgctgctgcacatCCACACATGTGCCAGAGGCCTTGCTGGAGATGCTG agCTGTTTTCAGTGCCGTGGTATGCAGTGATCTCCTGGCTCCTTGCTGCTTCACAGTTCTTCTATTCCACAGGCCACCAGCCTATCTTCCCAGCCATCCACTGGAATGCAGCCTTTGTTGGCTTCCACCTTGACCACAGCACGAACCTTCTGCCTGCTGTCCTGGTGGGAGCCAACACCTTTGCTTCCCATATCCTCTTTGCAG GTAGTTGGCTGcccactgctcctcctgtgGCCCTTTGTGTGTGA
- the STOML2 gene encoding stomatin-like protein 2, mitochondrial isoform X2 gives MLSRAGIRARSGLGLLQHSQQLNRAARLAPAPCRWNSGLPMNIGVLFVPQQEAWVVERMGKFHRILEPGLNFLIPLLDRIRYVQSLKEIVINVPEQSAVTLDNVTLQIDGVLYLRVMDPYKASYGVEDPEYAVTQLAQTTMRSELGKLSLDRVFRERESLNASIVDAINQASDCWGIRCLRYEIKDIHVPPRVKESMQMQVEAERRKRATVLESEGTRESAINVAEGQKQAQILASEAEKAEQINKAAGEANAMLVKARAKAEAIQLLAAALAQQALGIYTTLTKPQAVKTQDEMPSAHEDSHSSATEVLKAEQGSSS, from the exons cactcccagcagctgaaccGTGCGGCACGGCTGGCCCCAGCTCCATGCCGCTGGAACTCCGGGCTGCCCATGAACATCGGGGTGCTCTTTGTGCCACAGCAGGAGGCCTGGGTGGTGGAGAGGATGGGCAAGTTCCACCGAATCCTCGAGCCT GGTTTGAACTTCCTCATCCCTCTCCTGGATCGGATTCGTTACGTCCAGAGTCTCAAAGAAATCGTCATTAATGTCCCAGAGCAGTCAGCTGTCACACTGG ATAATGTCACCCTGCAGATCGATGGTGTGCTCTACTTGCGGGTTATGGACCCCTACAAG GCCAGCTATGGGGTGGAAGATCCTGAGTACGCAGTGACTCAGCTGGCCCAGACTACCATGAGATCTGAACTTGGCAAGCTTTCCCTTGACAGAGTCTTCCGG GAGCGGGAGTCCCTCAATGCCAGCATCGTGGATGCCATCAACCAGGCTTCAGACTGCTGGGGCATCCGGTGTCTGCGCTACGAGATCAAGGACATCCACGTGCCCCCACGTGTGAAGGAATCCATGCAGATGCAG GTGGAGGCAGAACGACGGAAGCGAGCAACAGTGCTGGAGTCAGAGGGGACAAGGGAGTCAGCTATCAACGTGGCTGAAGGCCAGAAGCAGGCCCAGATCCTGGCATCAGAAGCTGAGAAGGCTGAACAAATCAACAAAGCTGCTG GAGAAGCCAATGCCATGCTAGTCAAGGCCAGAGCCAAGGCAGAGGCAATTCAGCTCctagcagctgctctggcacagcag gccctggggaTCTACACCACACTGACCAAGCCACAAGCTGTGAAGACTCAAGATGAGATGCCCTCAGCCCATGAGGACTCCCACTCTTCTGCCACGGAGGTGCTGAAGGCAGaacagggcagctccagctaa